Below is a genomic region from Staphylococcus carnosus.
TTTATCCTGAACTACATTCAAAATAGTGAAAAAGACAGATCTGAATTCAACGTTAAAGAAATTATTCAATTATCGCATCTTAAACCTTATTTTATTTCTAAAGCAATTCAAAAATTGAAAGAGCGTGGATTATTAAGCAAAAAAAGAAATAAAAATGATGAAAGAACTGTAATTTTAGTTATTGATGCAGCACAAAGACAAGAAATTGAAAGCTTATGCAATGCTATCAGTAAAATTTTTTGATTTAAGTAACAAGCAGTTAAGCGAATTAAATAAAATAGATAAAGGAAAGTTTTGAGTGAGCGCAAGCCTTTCGATAAAGTGATGGGGGTTGTCACGTATGATCGATGGGAAAAAACAAAAGCTGTTCAGCATATTTATGATATGCTGAACAGCTTTTTGCTTTTTAATATTTTCTTAAGAAGTTTACATCGCGATTATAGAATTGATTAACAACATTGTTTTGTACTTCTTTTAAAATTGACTCAATAATATCTGTTTGATGTGCTAAGATACGAATGGCTAAACCATGTGTTGCAAGTTCAGTAATACCGATTCTGCACTCATTTTCTGACATAAAAGGTTTCATCACTTCATATAATTCATCAAGCGTTTGTTTCGTAATATCAGGATGAATGAAGTAGCAAGAACCTAAATGTGAATAGCCTTCCATATAACCTAAGGCGTCAACTTTATTTTTGTTAGGGTCTAAGAGCATATTATCAAATACGACCAATTCATCATTTACGTAAATCTCGTTTAACAAATGGAGATAATCATATGTGAAATGA
It encodes:
- a CDS encoding transcriptional regulator, SarA/Rot family yields the protein MENKIVINDLSKFVTVAQKVREITAHIKSEQQISFEELFILNYIQNSEKDRSEFNVKEIIQLSHLKPYFISKAIQKLKERGLLSKKRNKNDERTVILVIDAAQRQEIESLCNAISKIF